The sequence GACCTGGCGGACGGCGGCTTCGACCTCGTCCAAGGGATAGGCGGGCAGCACCCGGCAATCCAAGGCAAAAACATCCTGACCTGGCAGCGTGTTGATATTGGAGACATTGGCTTCTTTCTTGGTCGGGACAAACGTGGAGACAGGAGGACTAAAAAGCGGATCGTGCAGATTGAAGCGGTCCCGAAGTTTTTCCAGCTCCAGGATCAGATCGGCGCAAGCCGTCAGCGAGTTGACGCCCTGGTCCGGAGTGGATGCGTGGCATTGCTTGCCCTGGACCGTGAACGAGAGCCAGAGCACGCTTTTTTCGGCCACTTCGATGGCATCTCCCCCGGGCGTGCCGAAGTCGGGAATGACGATCAGATCGTCCGGGGCAAAGTGGTGGCCATGATGTGTTAGGATATGCTCCATTCCGAACGCGTTGCCGGTTTCCTCGTCCGCGGCCAGAACAATGCCCAGGGACAGGGGTGGCGTGGCGTGGGTTAAATCCAGGGCGCGCAGAAGCAATAGGGCGCTGACCATGCCCTGGTGGTTGTCTTCCACGCCCCTGCCCCGGATGATATCTCCATCCCGGCGGAGGACGAACGGATCTCCCGACCACAGGTTCAGGTCGCCCACGGGAACGACATCCGTGTGCGCGATGAGCCATAGGGTCCTGGGTGAGCTCCCCGGACGTCTGATAACGAGGCTTGGGCGGATTCCACTTGGTACGCGATGGTCCGGAGCCTCGATGGTCGTGATGTCCAGCCCACTGAATTTTTTCGCGTATTCGTGGAGATACGCTATTTTTTCGAATTCGCCCTGGCCTCCGTTGCTGGGTCCCAAGGCCGGGATGGCCACGAGGTCGCGCTGGAGGCGAAGAAGTTCGTTTTCACTGGTGTCGATGCATGCGAGGATGCGATGGAGCATTGCGGTCTCCTGGATTGGACTGGTGATTTTTTTGTCTGGATAGCGGGGGCTGGCGGAATTTTGAAGAAAAAAAAGGCAGGAAAAATCCTGCCTCCTTGGGAGCGAGCGAGAAATGGGGTTAACGGCCCTTGGCGGCGCGCTTGGACGCCTTGAGGGGGTTGACCTTGGATTTTCCTTTGGCCGCGGCCTTGATGTGGGTCGCGAAGTTGCAGTCTCCCAGGCGCCACTTCGAGGCTGGCTGGGGATAGCTACCACAATATTTGCCACCTTCGAACTCAACGATCCGTTCGCAACCTTCACACTTGTCCACAATTTGGTACATGATCACGCCGTTGACCTGGACACCTTCGTCGGTCTTGACGGCATTGCTGAAATCTACTGCCATGAGGCTCCTCCATTATTATGACCTGAAATGCTACCGCACTGTTATCCGGTGAAAATGGCGGCTTGACGCATGGCACCGGAAACCCGTTTTCTTTTTCGAATCATCGGTAAAAGTCAAGAAATTTTCTTAACCCGTGACGTCACGGTTCATTTCTTGACGTCGAAATCCAGAAGATCCAACTCCGCGATGTCCGGCTTGACCGGCGCGGATTTGCGATCCTTGGCGAAATCCAGGTAGATGTCGTTTTCGATGGTTTGCTTTTTTGTGGCCTTGCCAGACGAAGATGATTTGGGCTCGTCGGTCAAGGGGGCGAGCATTTCTTCCAATTCGGGGATGAAGAGTTCCTCGCGTTTGGCCGGCGCGGGTTTGGGCGTGGGCGCTGGGGGTGTTTCCGTGGCCAAGCTGAAATCGAGTTCCAGCAAGTCGTCGCTGGATGTGTCGCCAAGAAATAGATCTGCGGCGGGCGGGGCGGTCTTGGGCGGTTTTGGCGCCGTGGGAGCCGTGCTGGCCAGGGGCTTGGCGTCATCCAGACCAAAATCCAGGTCCGGCAGGTAGCCGACCTCGAGTTCTTCTATGGGAGGATGCGATATCGCCTGCTTCGGTTCTTCCGGAAGTGGCGCGGGTTGAGGGCGGTTCTCGGTGCTCGCGGTTGTCTCGGTCGCTGGTGGTTCTACGTGGGGAGCGGGGGCCGCGAACCAATCATGACCACGGGATGTCAGCCAGTTGAGGTAGAGTGCCTTGCGGGTTTCTTCCCAATCAAAGCCGCATTTAGGGCATGTGCCGACATGGTCGAAAGCGTGGTATTTGCATTTTTTGCAGTACATGTGCTGTCCTGATGGAAGTTGGCTTAGGCGAAACAGTCGCAATCTATACTCGAATGTACTCCCGAGGCAAGCCGTGAAGGCAATTGAGGCCGGCGGGGAAATGCTCGCTTTGTACCCATCATTTGCTGTTATCGAAAAAAGCAAGGCGGAAGAAAATTTTCTTCCGCCTTGCGGTTGGAGGAACGAGAAGTTGTGATGTTACGTTGGGCGCCAACTGGCTTTTGAGGTGATGTGCGGCACTTGCTAGAAACAGGCCTTGGACACCGAAATACCAATTTTTTTGGATCATTGACCGTCAACACGCCTGGGTACGTTCACGCTTTTTCCTTATTTGGGCTTGCCTCGCTGGATGATGGAATTTTACGGATGTTCACAACCGACGCGACCGTTGCCATCAAGGTTTCATAAGGTTTTTTCTTCCGACGCGGTTTTGCATGGCAGTTGTGTTGGACGCTTGACCTGGGACGGGTCCTTGTCCGAGGGAGCCACATCCAAAATTGGCGCCACGATTTTTGAATAATGGCTCTTGATTACAAGTAGTAGACGGACGCCGTGAAAAGTCAATCCTTATTCTTGCGTAGCCGGTCGGCAAAAATTTTGGTGGCGGCGGCGAATCCACCGCAGACAATACCCATGAAAAACGCCTTGACCGGCTCGTATCCGAACCAACTGGCGATCATGCCGATGGATCCACCGACGATGATCCCGCGCAGTACGGCGTGGGCTGGCGAGGTTTCCCGCAATCTGTCGTTCATTGCCGCTCCATGGCTGGTGGCCCGTTACACGGACGGGGTTTGATCCTTCATCAGCTGGTGCAGTTGATTCAGAATTCGGTTTTTATAGAATTGGACGACATCATCCCGCGACATGATCATATCCAACTGGCGGGTATGCATGAGGATATGCCCTAATATTTCCAGGTGTTTTTCGATGAATTCCTGGTCGCAGTCATCCAGGCGGGCAAACAGTGCGTCCTCGCGAATCTGGGTTTGAAAATCGAATTCGTCAAGAATTTCTCCGACAAAATGGGCGCGGCGGACGCGGCGCTGCAGGTCGGCGGCGCCCCCCTTGAATTGGAAGCGGATGTAGTTCTCCCGGGGGCGGGGACCGGCCAAGGCTTCAACGGACGTGAAATGGAAGCCAAAGCGCGATTGAAGATTACAGAAATGCTTTGAAATCATGAAATAATTCTTATTGGCAAAATCCGAGGCCATGCCCGGTTCGAGATTGCGGTTGGCCGTGGCCTGGAACAGAACGGAAAGGAATCCACGTCCGTCGAGGCTCGGGGGGCCGTCCCAGGGAAACGCGATGATCCCACGCCACAAGGCGAGCATGGGAATCGAGGCGATGTTGTCCAAGGGGACCATGGGGCCTTGGATTTCCTGATAAAAACCATCTTCGAGGTTGATGATCCACCACTGCATGGGGACGATGGTTTTGAGCTGTTTGCTGGAGCGCGGTGAAAAGTCATGATCGCGCCCGAAGATGAACATTTCCTGAACGGCCTTTTCGTGGCAAAAGCGGGTAATGTCGTGCAGGGTCCGGCAATTCGAGGCCGTGAAGTTCACGGCGTCGGGGTCAATGAGATTAAGGGGGACGATGTGTTCATTTAAACGCTCCAGGGTTTGAAAGACAGGGCTGTCCTTCATCGGCGATGGTGCTTCCTCCAGGCAATCGGGCAGGATGTCCTGACGCCCGGCGTAAACAGCGCAATTGTTGCTGTCCATGGTGATTTCCGCGCCCGGAGCGAGTTTTTTGGTGGCGTCCTTGACCCCGAAAAGGGCCGGAATGCCAAATTCCCGCGCCACGTTGGCGAGGTGCCCGGCGGCGCTGCCCTGCTCGGAGACGATGCCCTGGCAGCGTGGCAGAACAGCGGCCCATTTTGGGGACGCTTCGACGGATACCAGAATGGCCTTGGGCGGAACCAAAAGCAGATCCACATCCTTCTTGACGATGTGCGCGACACCGTGGGCCACTCCGGGGCTGGCCGCGACACCGCCGCGTATGATCGGTTGGCATTCGGTTGGCGGGGCGGTCGTTGTCACCGAGGTCTGGGAAACTTCCAAGGGTCGGGTCTGCAGGAGGAAAAGACGGAGGTTTGGAGTGAAGGCCCATTCGATATCTTGTGGGCAGCCATAATGGTTCTCGATCCGCATGGCGGTGCAGGCCAGTTCCAGGACCTGTGCCGGTTCGATAGTCCAGGCTTCGCACAATTTTGGGTCCACGCTGACCCTGCATACCCCCTCGACTTCGGAGCAGGCCAGGCAGGATGCCTTGCGGGAAATATCCTGGGTCGCGATGCGTGGCGGGTCGGCCTTGACCACGGTGAAGTGGTCCGTGGCCGCTGTTCCGTCGACCACGCCCTTGGCCATGCCCCAGGCCGAAGTAATGTGGATGTTCGTGTCCAGGACGTCGAGGGGATTGACCGTGTAGGCGACACCGCCGGCCCTGGACGTGACCATGCTCAGGCATCCGACGCACATCATCACATCGTCGTCGCGAATGCCGCGCATGTAGCGGTAGGTCATGGCATGGGGTGAGTATTTGCTGGCCACGACTTCCTTGTAGCCTTCCATCAGACTGTCGCGGTTGAGGTTGAGCAAGGATTTGTATTGGCCGGCGAAGGATGTCCTGGCGCTGTCCTCGCCCAGGGCGCTTGACCGGAGCGCGACATTGATTTCGCGTCCTTCGCGCGCGCGGAGGCGGTCATGGGCTTGGAGAATAGCCTGTTTCAACTCGGAAGGTACCTCGGCTTCCAACACCATGCCGCGTATTTTCGCGCACAGTTCAAGCAGGGTGATGGAGTGTTCGCTTGCGTCGTCCTCGGGATCGGGGATTTCACTCGAAGGTCGGCTGGCGGCGAAATATGACGCCATGGGATGACCAAGCACGAGACAATTGATTTGATCCCACAATCCGGATTTTTGCATGAATGTGGCATAGGCATGGGCCGTAATGGCAAAGCCGTCGGGAACCAGCATATTCAAACGATTGCGTAATTCGCCAAGATTGGCCGTTTTTCCGCCGACAATGTCCATGTCCTCGGCCGTGATTTCCGAGAGATCGAGAATGAATTCCGTGCACCTCGTCGCGGGTCTTTGTCCAAGCTCTTTGAGCAGGGCTTCTTGAATTTTTTGGAGGACATCGCGCAAGGCCGCGTATTTGTCGGGGGCCAGAAAGAGAAGGCTGTCGACAATGACCATGACCTTGGCCGTGATGGTGGTCACGCGCGAACGAAGGAAGTGCATCCCAAAATGGCGTCGGCCCCTGGCGGCTTCCTCCAGTTCGGTCATGGTGTCGAGGCAGGCGTTGTTCGCGGCCAGGAGGCGCCGGAAAGCTTGATACCGGGCTTTGAAAATCTCATTTTGCTCATCGTGATCCGTGGCAGCTTGGGCGCGCGGCGAAGCCTGAAAGAAATTTTTGAATTTTTGCAGCAAATCCATGCGGCCTCCGTATCGCGAAATGTAGGCCCGGGAAGGCCATGTTCAGGGTGATGGACGCACGTTCCCGGCGTGCTTGCCTTTCTTTGTCGCATGGAAGGACGGGGCTGGGCAATGGCCGGTTCGGGCCCTTGCTCGTGGGTCTGCTCCCGGACAAGGGCTTCCGCGTGACGGCGTCTTAAGTCTGGGCGAGGCCTGGCCGCTGGCGGATTGTTGTCGCGACCGGGGTCAGAATCGGTTGGGACATGGCGGGAACATGCCGTGGATGTGATGGATGCGTCGGAGCCGCGCGGGAGAAGACGCCTAGTGCGTGGATTGTCGATGGCGCGAGGCGTGCGGCGAGGAGCCGCGCATTGATTGGGAGAAGTGGACGCCTCGCGGTGAAAATTCGTTCACCTCATAAGCTGGAAGGAGACACGGTTCCGCCCGTCTTGTTTCGCCTGGTAAAGGAGGCGGTCCGCCGCGTCGAGGAGATCTTCCTGGGTGATGGTGTCGACGGCAACGCAGGTTACCGCGCCGACGGAGACGGTCAGGTGCGGGGTCAGGGGCGAGGCTTGATGCTCGATGTTCAGATTTTCCACCGCCGCGCGGATGGTTTCCGCCAGGTGGCGACATCCGTTTTCTCCGGTGTCGGGCAAGAGGATGATGAATTCCTCGCCGCCAAAACGGGCCACGAAGTCCGCCGTGCGGCCCAGGGATGATTGGAGAACACGGGACACGGCCTTGAGGCAGTCGTCGCCGGCGAGATGGCCGTAGTGGTCGTTGTAGTTCTTGAAATGGTCGATATCGATAAAGAGCAAGGAGATCGGGAGACCGGAGCGGACTGCCCGTCGCCATTCCAGCGTGAAAACTTCATCGAAGCGCCGGCGATTGGGGATATTTGTCAATCCGTCGAGGGTGGATAGATTTTCCAGGAGATCCCGGTTTTTTTTAAGCTCCAGATGGTTTCTGATCCGGGCGCGGATAATGGGCGGACTGAATGGCTTGCGGATATAGTCCACGGCTCCAAGTTCGAGCCCTTTGGCTTCCTCGCTTGTTTCCCATTTGGCGGTCAAGAATATGATCGGGATGTTGTGGGTTCTGGTATTTTCCTTCAAGCGCTTGCAAACTTCGAAGCCATCCAGATCCGGCATGACGATATCCATCAGGATCAGATCCGGCCGAGGTTCGGCTTGAGCCATTTCCAAGGCCATGTGCCCACTGGTGGCGTAGGTCAGATTGTGTTCATCTCCGAGAACCAATTCCAGGGTCTGAATGTTGAAGGGTTCGTCGTCCACGATCAACACGGTCTGTTTGCTGCGGGACTGGGACAAAATGGCGCTCCTGTGATCGGAGGTGGAAAAAGTAGCGGATGGATGGTGCTGGGTTGCCCTCCGCGTGATGTTTTCCCCGTAAACGCCTTTGGCCCATCATGCAACAGCTGGCTGTCGCGGAAGATTTGTCTTTCGTGGCGCGTCTGGGGCTTGTGCCGTGATCGGCTCGCGCGGGCGCCATCGGACTCGGGGTGCGAGGGCTGTTTAAACGCGATTCGGATTTTGTGGGGAACGGGGTCGGGAGCGATAGAAAAAGCCCTCGCAAGCGAGGGCCGGGTGTCTATTGTTTTGGGGTGGCGGGTGATTGGAGCGCCGCCGTTTTGACTGGATCATGCAATTGCGCTTTATATTGTGCCACCAGCGCCTTGAACGAGGGCATTTCCTTGGCGGCTATTGGTTCGGCGGGAAGCATTTTGAGCTGGAGCGGATTGATCAGCTTGCCGTTTTGTTTCATCCTGAAGTCCAGATGCGGTCCCGTGGCGTATCCCGTGCTGCCCACATAGCCAATGACCTCGCCCTGTTTGACCCGCGCCCCTTTTTTGGCGTTTTTTCCGAATTTGCTCATGTGATTGTAGATGGTTTCGTAACCGTTGCTGTGAATGACCCGCACATAACGGCCCTGGGAATTGTTGAAGGCCGCTTCGGCGATGATTCCGTCGGCCACTGTGCTTATGGGGGTTCCGGTTGGCGCGGCATAGTCGATGCCCTGGTGCGGGCGTCGGTATTTGAGAATGGGGTGCATGCGGCTCATGGAATACCCGGAGGAGATGCGGGTGAAGGGCAGGGGCGCCTTGAGGAATGCTTTGCGCAGGGGACGGCCATTTTGATCGTAATAGGCGTTGTTTCCTTTTTTATCCGTGTAATGAAAGGCGTAGAAGGTTTGCCCCTGATTGGTGAAGCTGGCGGCCTTGAGTTCGCCGTAACCGTGAAATTTTCCGTCACGGGAGCGTTTTTCGATGATGACCCGGAAGCTGTCCCCCGTGCGTAGGTCGCGCACAAAGTCGACATCATAGGCAAAGACCTTGGCCATGCGAATCGCCAGTTCGTCGTCTTCTCCCGCGCCGTGCACCGCGCCGAACAGGCTGCTTTCAATGGTGCCGGCCACGGTTTTTGTCTCCGTGTCGTAGGGAATGGGTTCGCGACGGAATTGGTAGCCGGAATCGGTCATGGAAACGACAAGGCGTTCCTTGTCGTCGATTTCATATTCCAGGCCAATGAGCGCGCTGTCGGAGTAGATCATGGTCCAGGGCTGGCCGGCCTTGAGGTTGCTCAGGGAATAAACATCCTTGCTTTCGTCGCACAGCGAATAGATTTCACCAAGGCCCAGATGCCCTTCGAGCAGGGTGGAGGGAGAATCACCGCTTTTGATGGTTCCGGTCATGCGGGTGATTTCCGGTTCCCTGGGGTATTCGGCTTCGGGCAGATGTCCGAGGTCGGTGTCGCCAATGGCGATGGCGTGGCTGCTGGTGGCCTCGGTGGCTGATTCCCGCCATATGGTTTGTTCCCGCGTATCGCGGTCAATGCTCGATTGCGTTTCCTTGGGGTAAAGAAAATGGAAAAAAAGCACGAAACCCATGACGGCGGCGCCCAGGATAACCGTGAAGGAAAGCACGGCCCGGGAAACGATGGAGCGGGTTCTTGAGCGGTGAACGTAGGGTTTGTGGCGGGGAATGCGTCTATTTTTTGGCATAAGTCCTTGGTCATCGTTGAGGTTGGCTCACGAAGTGGCTCGTTTTTGGAAACAAGCGCCTCAAGCGGCTTTGCACATCCAGAAGGTGAAATGCCGAGTAGCAATAGCCGGCTAATTGGCTCAGCTCAAGCATTAGTTTGGTTTGTCAAATCATGCGGCGTGTAACGGCCCCAACGGTGATCAGGATCCTCCCTGGTTTTATCACCGCCGGGCATGGCGCGTGACCGTGGTTCGCTTGCTCATCCCAAAGTCCGGCCACGTGGGCCCGCGTTGGAACGGATGCGCCAGATTCAGGGTTTGAGCCCGTGAAGAATAAAGGCGATGACGTCGTCGAAAAGGGTTTCGCTGCCGTAGGGAGTGAGCAGGCCGTGGCGGATACCACCAACAAGGTTGCAAAACACCACCGCAGTCATTTTTTCAGGGTCGATCTCGCGGATGGAGCCGTCGGCCACGCCTCGGGCCAGGCAATCCTTGAGAATCTCGTACAGTTCGGAAAAGTTCCGAACCATGATTTCCTTGTCCTCGACGGTCTTGAGGTCGCTGAATGGAGAACACCGGACAAGTACCATGAAATTTTGGCGTGAGTCCTGGGCGAAATGGAAGTAGGTCGTGGCAAACAGATGGACCGCGTCGAGACCGTTTTGCGCGGTCTGGATGCTGGTCCGGATGGCCTGGACCAATTCGCGTACGACGTCCAGGCCGCAAGTGAGGAAGAGTTTTTCCTTGTTGCCGAAATGGTGGGTCAGCAGCCCCAGGGCGACGCCCGCCCGCTCCGAGATTTTTTTGAATGTGGTCTCGGAATAGCCATGTTCGCTGAATAGTTCCTTGGCGGACTTGAGAAGAAGGTTTTTTTTGTTGGGAGCGACGGCCATGAGCGCGTTCCTTGTGCCTGCTGAAGCTGTCATGCAGGAAGTGGGTTCGTGAGTTCGGGATGTTTGTGCGCCGAGCGCGCCAACTGTGTTGTTCGATTGGGCGCCCAACCAGTAGGGAATGGGGCCGGGGTTGTCAACGCGGGGTTGCGCCGCTCAAATTGACAAACAGGCGGATGTTCTTGAATAAAAAGCCTTTCGCAATGACAAGGAGTTCCGCATGAACACGTGTGCCTATTGGCTTGGTTTTTTTGTATCCCGGATTCGTGTCGCCGTGTACGCCCTTCGCTCCGGAAAGCGTCGTTTCGCCAAGAATGGCAATGTCCAACAAAGCCCTTTATATGATGATGTCCATGCCTGGCAGAAAGCCCAGATGGATTCCATGACCTTCGAGAACGACCGACCGGTCAAGATCGACAAGGGTGCAGTGGATCTTGGGCTGATGCGGCGCGTTCATCGACGCACCCTGCTTGGGATCAAGCATGAATTGGGGGATTTGTGGCGCCCATCTTCCGTCACCCTGGACAAGGGCCGGGGAATCAGCTTGGATCAGTCCATTGCCATCATGCACCGTTTGCGCGACGCGGGTTTCCCCGATGATGCCCTGGGCGTTGTTTCGGTGGAATTCGCGGGCCGACGTCATTCGTTCGCCATTGTTCACGATAAAATCGATGATTTCTGGGTGCTTGACAATGGCATGTTTTCCCTGTGCCCGGTGCGTGGCAGCGTGCTGCTTTCGGCCCGTCCGGATGTGCGGGTGCTGATCGGGTTTAATTTTTTTGATATGTGGAACTACTGAATTCCAAGGAGATGACGGTGAAAATTGTCCATACCACAACACCTGATGCCGTGCATGTCGACAACGAAGTGGCCAAGGGCGTGACCGGCCGGGTGGTCATCGGCGCGGCCGACGGAGCCCCGAATTTTTGCATGCGCCGTTTCGACGTGACGCCTGGGGGGCACACGCCACGGCATGCCCATGTGTGGGAACACGAGATCTTTTTCCACGCGGGTCGGGGTGAGATTTTCCGGCTCGGGGAATGGGTTGCGGTTGGCCCGGGCGACGCCGCGTTCGTGCCCGGTGGCGAAGAGCATCAGATCCGCAATATCGGGCCAGAGCCATTGGTTTTTTTGTGCCTGATCCCGTCCGGGGCTCCGGAGATCTGAGGCCGGGACATGCCTCGTCGCGCCCTCGATTACGCGTATCTGTCCATTGCCGCGTCCCTGTTGACCATGGCCCTCAAGTTCGGGGCCTTTTTTCTGACCGGATCGGTGGGCCTTTTTTCCGATGCAGTGGAATCCGTGGTCAATCTGACGGCCGGGCTTATCGCGTTGTTGGCCATTGTCCAGGCCCAGCGCCCGGCCGATCACAGTCATGCCTATGGCCATGGCAAGGTGGAGTATTTTTCCAGCGGCGCCGAGGGGATTTTGATTTGCTTCGCGGCCGTGGGCATCGCCTATGCTTCTGTCCAGCGTTTTTTGTATCCACGGCCCATTGAGTCCCTGGGGTGGGGCCTTGCCGTGGCCGCGATCGCCGGGGCGGTCAACTTGGGGGCCGCCCTGGTCATGCTCCGCGCCGCCAAGGAGTTCGACAACATTGTGCTCGAGGCCGACGCCCGGCATCTCCTGACCGACGTCTGGACCTCGGTCGGCTTGGTGGCGGCGCTGGGCGTCATGCTCTTCGCGCCGCCGTCTTGGCGGATTTTGGACCCAGCCTTGGGTCTGATCATGTCCGTCAATATTATCTGGACGGGTGTCGCGCTGGTCCGGCGATCCGTGGCCGGTCTCATGGACGAAGGATTGCCGAAGGCTGAATTGGAGCGCATCGCCCAGGTCATCCTCTGTGTTGGTGGTCCGGAGGCCGGATTCCACGCCTTGCGCACGCGTAAATCCGGGGCCGTGCGCTTCGTGGATTTTCATCTTTTGTTGCCGGGCGCCATGACCGTGCAGCAGTCACATGATGTGTGCTGCGCCATCGAGAAGGAGCTCGGCGCCTTGTGGCCACGGACCCAAACCACCATTCATGTCGAGCCATGCGAGGATTACGCGTCTTTCGACGGCTGGAAAGTCGGGGGCTTGTGCAACGGGCGTCTGATCGGTCAGAAGGGGCCGCGCAGCCCGGGTATATCCCGAAAATAAGGTGCTTCGGGAGTGTATATGTGGAAGCGAATTGTCGTGCTCTTGTGTTTGATGTTTTTCCTGGGGGCTGGGTGCTCGACCGTGGGCGAGGTCACGGGCAAGGCGGTCAAGGGCGTGGAGAACGCGGCCGATGACTTCAAGCATGGTTATCACAAGGGCCGAAGCCAATGATGGGCGGAAACAATGTCTCCGACCCGCCCAAGATGGACCAGGGCTCGGGGGCCGTGTTTTGAGCGCGGACATGGGATGATCGAGGTGGCGTCACCCCGGCTAGGCACGAGGATGGGTCTTGAAATCACGTGTCGACCTTCAAGCAGGGTTGACTTTTATCCCGACATGGCTTTTCGGGGCGGTGCCGATGATTTGGCGGCGTGGCGAGCCGTGGCCATGGTGGAATCCACGACGCCAAAGCGTTTGCCAAACGTGCGCGAGGTGTATATTTTCGTGCTCCGTTTTACTGATTCATGGAGGAAGGCATGAGCAATCCGGTGGTCCTGGTCGACACGACCAAGGGCGAGTTTCTGGTGGAGCTGTTCGCGGACAAGGCGCCGGGAACCGTGGCCAATTTTTTGAGCTATGTGGACGAAAATTTTTATATCGGAACCCTTTTTCACCGTGTGATCAAGGGATTCATGATCCAGGGCGGCGGGTTGGATAATATGATGCGCGAAAAGCCAACCAAGGCGCCCATTCCGAACGA is a genomic window of Deltaproteobacteria bacterium containing:
- a CDS encoding M20 family metallo-hydrolase, which translates into the protein MLHRILACIDTSENELLRLQRDLVAIPALGPSNGGQGEFEKIAYLHEYAKKFSGLDITTIEAPDHRVPSGIRPSLVIRRPGSSPRTLWLIAHTDVVPVGDLNLWSGDPFVLRRDGDIIRGRGVEDNHQGMVSALLLLRALDLTHATPPLSLGIVLAADEETGNAFGMEHILTHHGHHFAPDDLIVIPDFGTPGGDAIEVAEKSVLWLSFTVQGKQCHASTPDQGVNSLTACADLILELEKLRDRFNLHDPLFSPPVSTFVPTKKEANVSNINTLPGQDVFALDCRVLPAYPLDEVEAAVRQV
- a CDS encoding pyruvate, water dikinase: MDLLQKFKNFFQASPRAQAATDHDEQNEIFKARYQAFRRLLAANNACLDTMTELEEAARGRRHFGMHFLRSRVTTITAKVMVIVDSLLFLAPDKYAALRDVLQKIQEALLKELGQRPATRCTEFILDLSEITAEDMDIVGGKTANLGELRNRLNMLVPDGFAITAHAYATFMQKSGLWDQINCLVLGHPMASYFAASRPSSEIPDPEDDASEHSITLLELCAKIRGMVLEAEVPSELKQAILQAHDRLRAREGREINVALRSSALGEDSARTSFAGQYKSLLNLNRDSLMEGYKEVVASKYSPHAMTYRYMRGIRDDDVMMCVGCLSMVTSRAGGVAYTVNPLDVLDTNIHITSAWGMAKGVVDGTAATDHFTVVKADPPRIATQDISRKASCLACSEVEGVCRVSVDPKLCEAWTIEPAQVLELACTAMRIENHYGCPQDIEWAFTPNLRLFLLQTRPLEVSQTSVTTTAPPTECQPIIRGGVAASPGVAHGVAHIVKKDVDLLLVPPKAILVSVEASPKWAAVLPRCQGIVSEQGSAAGHLANVAREFGIPALFGVKDATKKLAPGAEITMDSNNCAVYAGRQDILPDCLEEAPSPMKDSPVFQTLERLNEHIVPLNLIDPDAVNFTASNCRTLHDITRFCHEKAVQEMFIFGRDHDFSPRSSKQLKTIVPMQWWIINLEDGFYQEIQGPMVPLDNIASIPMLALWRGIIAFPWDGPPSLDGRGFLSVLFQATANRNLEPGMASDFANKNYFMISKHFCNLQSRFGFHFTSVEALAGPRPRENYIRFQFKGGAADLQRRVRRAHFVGEILDEFDFQTQIREDALFARLDDCDQEFIEKHLEILGHILMHTRQLDMIMSRDDVVQFYKNRILNQLHQLMKDQTPSV
- a CDS encoding diguanylate cyclase; the protein is MSQSRSKQTVLIVDDEPFNIQTLELVLGDEHNLTYATSGHMALEMAQAEPRPDLILMDIVMPDLDGFEVCKRLKENTRTHNIPIIFLTAKWETSEEAKGLELGAVDYIRKPFSPPIIRARIRNHLELKKNRDLLENLSTLDGLTNIPNRRRFDEVFTLEWRRAVRSGLPISLLFIDIDHFKNYNDHYGHLAGDDCLKAVSRVLQSSLGRTADFVARFGGEEFIILLPDTGENGCRHLAETIRAAVENLNIEHQASPLTPHLTVSVGAVTCVAVDTITQEDLLDAADRLLYQAKQDGRNRVSFQLMR
- a CDS encoding peptidase M23 encodes the protein MPKNRRIPRHKPYVHRSRTRSIVSRAVLSFTVILGAAVMGFVLFFHFLYPKETQSSIDRDTREQTIWRESATEATSSHAIAIGDTDLGHLPEAEYPREPEITRMTGTIKSGDSPSTLLEGHLGLGEIYSLCDESKDVYSLSNLKAGQPWTMIYSDSALIGLEYEIDDKERLVVSMTDSGYQFRREPIPYDTETKTVAGTIESSLFGAVHGAGEDDELAIRMAKVFAYDVDFVRDLRTGDSFRVIIEKRSRDGKFHGYGELKAASFTNQGQTFYAFHYTDKKGNNAYYDQNGRPLRKAFLKAPLPFTRISSGYSMSRMHPILKYRRPHQGIDYAAPTGTPISTVADGIIAEAAFNNSQGRYVRVIHSNGYETIYNHMSKFGKNAKKGARVKQGEVIGYVGSTGYATGPHLDFRMKQNGKLINPLQLKMLPAEPIAAKEMPSFKALVAQYKAQLHDPVKTAALQSPATPKQ
- a CDS encoding TetR/AcrR family transcriptional regulator; amino-acid sequence: MAVAPNKKNLLLKSAKELFSEHGYSETTFKKISERAGVALGLLTHHFGNKEKLFLTCGLDVVRELVQAIRTSIQTAQNGLDAVHLFATTYFHFAQDSRQNFMVLVRCSPFSDLKTVEDKEIMVRNFSELYEILKDCLARGVADGSIREIDPEKMTAVVFCNLVGGIRHGLLTPYGSETLFDDVIAFILHGLKP
- a CDS encoding cupin domain-containing protein, which translates into the protein MTVKIVHTTTPDAVHVDNEVAKGVTGRVVIGAADGAPNFCMRRFDVTPGGHTPRHAHVWEHEIFFHAGRGEIFRLGEWVAVGPGDAAFVPGGEEHQIRNIGPEPLVFLCLIPSGAPEI
- a CDS encoding cation transporter, whose translation is MPRRALDYAYLSIAASLLTMALKFGAFFLTGSVGLFSDAVESVVNLTAGLIALLAIVQAQRPADHSHAYGHGKVEYFSSGAEGILICFAAVGIAYASVQRFLYPRPIESLGWGLAVAAIAGAVNLGAALVMLRAAKEFDNIVLEADARHLLTDVWTSVGLVAALGVMLFAPPSWRILDPALGLIMSVNIIWTGVALVRRSVAGLMDEGLPKAELERIAQVILCVGGPEAGFHALRTRKSGAVRFVDFHLLLPGAMTVQQSHDVCCAIEKELGALWPRTQTTIHVEPCEDYASFDGWKVGGLCNGRLIGQKGPRSPGISRK